Below is a genomic region from Odocoileus virginianus isolate 20LAN1187 ecotype Illinois chromosome 30, Ovbor_1.2, whole genome shotgun sequence.
AGCAGAACCACACCCCTTTCCCTCTCTTTATCTCCCCCGGGGCCTGGACAAGACCGAGGCACTTAGCGTGCAAATAAGGCCGAGCATTTAAAAATCCATGCCTGCCCACCCCAGTCCCTGGAAACATGTGATCAGGCTAGGACTCCAGACCTAGAGACTGTGTGAACTTAAACGCAAGCCTCGACCCTCTCTGagtcagtttcctcctctgctaAAAGACGAGTTAGGGTGTGGGAAAGCATGACTTTTAAAAGCTGTGATTGATGTAAAAATGCGAGGCGTGACCCTAGCCCAAGACTCCACTGTGTGGAGTGTTAAGTGTCTgtgtgttaagtcatttcagtcgtgtctgactctttaagaccctgtggactgtagcctgcccggctcctctgtccatgggattctccaggcaagaatactggagtgggttgccatctcctcctccagggggatcttcccaacccagggatggaagctgcatctcctctacgtcctgcactgacaggcaggttctttactaccagcaccacctaggaagcccatgacTCTAGTTGAAATACCCTACTCTGGTGAGAGAGGGGCCTTAGAGTGGAGCCCGCAGAGAAGTGGGGCCAGAGCCGGAAGGACCAATGGCTGAAGAGCCGGATGCAGCGTTAAATAGGGGGGGGGTGGGGCCAGAGTGAGCCAATGAGGGGCCGGGGTGTGGTGTGAAAGGGGCGGGGCTTGATGGCGAGAAGTGTGGCCGGGAACCCTCTCACCTCCACGCAGTAGCGGCCCACGTGGTTCCGGAAGACCTGGTGCGGCACGACGCCGCACTGCGTTCTCACCGACAGGCACCACTGGCCACTGGCGCCCGGCTCAGGCCACAGCAGGAAGGCCCCCAGCACGTCTCTCCGCAGCAGTGCGAGGGCGCTGGGCCTGGGAGGGCCGAGGCCAGAGGCTGAGGGCCGGCCCCTTGTCGGGACCCAGCCTCAGTCTGCTGAATGGCCTAACAGACCCACAGAGTCGGAAACACAGTGCCTGCCCAGAGTATGCCTTCCAGGAAAGGACGCTTTCTGACTGCCTCTCAGAAAGGTTTCCAAGGGTTACCCTAACTGTTGCCCCACTAGGGAGAGAGTTTTAAAGCGCAGGCATTTAGGAAGGCCGTTCCCTGTGACAGGCTTCACCTGAATAACCTCATTTGATCCCCTCCACAGCCCTGCAATGAAggtctgtatattttatttttttaattgtttttatcttttggctgcaccgcacagcatgtgggatcctagtttctgcaccagggatcgaatccacgccCCCGGCACCGGCAGCGcagaaatcttaaccactagaccaccagggaagcccggaaggtccttttattatccccattttacagaaaactgaCGCCCAGGGGTGGGGAAGTCTCTGGCCTAAGGTCGGAGAGCCCTCCGTCCAAGGGCAGGGATGCACATCTCGGGGCCCTGGGGGAGCTCACAGCCTAGTTCCCCGCCCCTCCCAAAGGGCTGGGCACCACTCCTACCTGGAGATGCCAGCAAAGGCCCAGATGTTCTCCGTCAGGCTTCCCTCGCTCTCCACCAGGCACGAGGGGCCCCCGGGTGCCCGGGGCCAGGCCTCCCACGCGGCAGGAACTAGAGCGATCAGAGGGAGGGAGGTCGTCCTCTCCCCTCGCCCATCCCTATTTCACCCCCACAGGCTTCGGCACCCCCCCGAGCTTTTCTCTTTACTAAGCCCCGCGCTCTCCGCCCAATCTGCACACATCGTGCTTCCCGAAAGACACAGGCACACCCAGGCACACGCCTACGCACACCCACTCGCCACTCACAGCACTTCAGTAGCTATGCCCGCGCCTCGGCCAACAGCAGCTGGGCGCTCAGCCCCGAACGCATCCTCGAGCACGGAGCCCCGGCACTCAGCAGGCTTCTATAATCAGCCCGCAGACGCTGCCGCTCAGGCCCACCCTCGCCCAACCCACGCCAATGCACGCGTGCCCGGCAACTCACGGGCCTCGCGGGCGGACAGCTGCAGCTGCGTCTCGTAGGTGCAGGCGCGGTAGGCCCCGGAGCGGAGCACCTTGCTGCGGATGGCTTTCTTGCGCACCAGCGTGGGCGAGCAGTACGGGTTCCCTAGGCGCGCGTGGCGGGCGCCCACGCGGCTCCCTGACTCCAGCAGCTCCTTCTAGGGAGGGCCCCGCAGGGGCGCCCAGACTCAGGCCGGCCCGGCCATAGCCCCTCCCACGGAAATCCGGCACCCGCCCCCCTCGACCTCCAAACCCTCGCCCCGTCCCCCGTCCCCTGCCCACTCCCTGGCTGGGGTGCTGCATACCCCGCTGCCCCCAGACGCCTCTGCCGGCAGCCGCCGGAAGGAGACCAGCGCGTCAACGTTCTGTGAGAGCTGATCCCGGCCGAAGGGTTCCCGTACTAGGCCAGGGGGGTGCCCGGGGCCGGACCCCGGCTTCAGCGGCACGTCCCCCACAGTGCTCGGGCGTGGCTCGGGCCGCGCCCGCTCCTCCGGGTGCTGCAGCAGGTAAGCGAGCTGGAAGGAGCGGCAGAGCAGCAGGTGAAGGATCTggacctggggagggagggggaggtgcGCTCAGCCGGGAGGCTCCTGGGGGATCCCCGGGCATCAACCCACGGGCCAGGGGTGCCTGCAGCCCCCTGGCTCGACGTGCTCTTCCCTATTCTTCCTGAGAAAACGAGTACTTAGCCCTCAAAACCTCACCACCATGCAGCCTCCCCTCCCATCTTCCttgattcatttaacaaacagGGAGCGTCTACTTTGTTCCAGGCATCGTGCTTGGAGCTGGGAATACATGGGCTAAATGCACTGCTAGCCCTCAGTTACTAACCCCACCTATATCCTCTTAGAGGCATGGCTGAGAGTCCAGGCCCTGAAGTCATAGGACCTGGGATCTGATCCTGGCCCTGTCACATAGGAACTGCTGGGTGACCCCTGGGAACAACATGGAGTCTCTGTGCCCCTTTAACGACATGGACCACAGGAacaccccccccgccccgggcagGCTCAGCACTCTGAGACCTGCACGTTCAATCCATCACACAGG
It encodes:
- the SH2D5 gene encoding SH2 domain-containing protein 5 isoform X5; amino-acid sequence: MAHALKRILYATWCPADCQFAFMARNPRSPASKLFCHLFVGSQPGEVQILHLLLCRSFQLAYLLQHPEERARPEPRPSTVGDVPLKPGSGPGHPPGLVREPFGRDQLSQNVDALVSFRRLPAEASGGSGKELLESGSRVGARHARLGNPYCSPTLVRKKAIRSKVLRSGAYRACTYETQLQLSAREALPAAWEAWPRAPGGPSCLVESEGSLTENIWAFAGISRPSALALLRRDVLGAFLLWPEPGASGQWCLSVRTQCGVVPHQVFRNHVGRYCVEHLPAEFPSLEALVEHHAGTERSLFCSLDMGRLNPGYEEQDYGPEGRPPRALRPLGHAKSEAELQGLG
- the SH2D5 gene encoding SH2 domain-containing protein 5 isoform X4 — translated: MQRAGAGGRRASDCGPAPQRPRCITKFAQQYVGSFPVDDLDPQESVWLVQQQLWALKDCPRRRAVILKFSLQGLKIYSGEGEVLLMAHALKRILYATWCPADCQFAFMARNPRSPASKLFCHLFVGSQPGEVQILHLLLCRSFQLAYLLQHPEERARPEPRPSTVGDVPLKPGSGPGHPPGLVREPFGRDQLSQNVDALVSFRRLPAEASGGSGKELLESGSRVGARHARLGNPYCSPTLVRKKAIRSKVLRSGAYRACTYETQLQLSAREALPAAWEAWPRAPGGPSCLVESEGSLTENIWAFAGISRPSALALLRRDVLGAFLLWPEPGASGQWCLSVRTQCGVVPHQVFRNHVGRYCVEHLPAEFPSLEALVEHHAGTERSLFCSLDMGRLNPGYEEQDYGPEGRPPRALRPLGHAKSEAELQGLG